Part of the Sulfuriflexus mobilis genome is shown below.
ACATCAAGTCGATTCCGGCCCGCGTGGAGGCCTTTATCGAGGACATGGCCGAGGCCTATGCCTGGGCAGACCTGGTGATTTGTCGTGCCGGCGCGCTGACCATTGCCGAACTCGCCGCCGCCGGTGTGGCCTCCATTCTCGTGCCCTATCCGTACGCGGTGGATGATCACCAGACCGCCAATGCCGGTTTCCTCGTAGAGGCCGGTGCGGCGTTGTTGTTACCCCAAGACAAGTTGAACCCCGATAGCCTGGCCGAGTTGCTGCAGGGGATTATCGGCCAGCGTCAGCGCCTGCCCGCGATGGCCGGTGCGGCGCGCCAGCAGGCACGGATTCATGCGACCGAAGATGTGGCAAATTTGTGTATGCAAGCGATGGAGGCGGCCTGATGACAACTAAGGTCAATGTGCAAAATCTGCCGCACGTCAACAGCCGCATGCAGCGTATGCGACGGATCCACTTTGTCGGTATCGGTGGTGCCGGTATGGGCGGTATCGCCGAGGTGATGCACAATCTTGGTTACGAGGTCTCCGGTTCGGACCTGCACATGAATGCCATGGCCCAGCGGTTGCAAGGTCTCGGCACAAAGATTTATATCGGTCATGCGGCAGAGAATGTTCGCGACTGTGATGTGCTGGTGGTGTCCACCGCGGTCAGTGAGGACAACCCGGAATTACAGGCCGCACACGCCGCGCGCATCCCCGTGGTGCCGCGTGCCGAGATGCTCGCCGAGCTGATGCGCTTCCGCTTCGGCATCGCCGTGGCCGGTACGCATGGCAAGACCACCACCACCAGCCTGATCGCGAGTATCCTCGCCGAGGCCGAACTCGACCCGACCTTTGTCATTGGTGGCAAGCTCAACAGTGCCGGCGTGCATGCGCGCCTCGGCGAGAGCGAGTACCTGGTGGCCGAGGCCGATGAGAGTGATGCCTCCTTCCTCTACCTGCAACCGGTGCTGGCAGTGGTGACAAATATCGATGCCGATCACATGCAGACCTATGGGGGTGACTTTAACCGCCTGCGCCAGACCTTTATCGACTTCCTGCATCACCTGCCATTCTATGGTCTGGCGGTGATGTGCCTGGATGACGATGCCGTAAGAGATGTGCTGCCGGAAGTGACGCGCCCCGTTCGCACTTATGGCACGCATGCCGAGGCCGATATCCGTGCCGAAGACATCGTCCAGGAAGTCGCCAGCACTCGCTTTAACCTGGTTCGTAAAGCGGCCAAGCCATTGCCCGTACGCCTGAACATGCCGGGTACACACAACGTCATGAATGCCCTGGCGGCGATAGCGATTGCACTTGAGTTGGGTGTCGAAGACGCCGCCATCCAGCGAGCCCTGGAAAGTTTTCAGGGTATTGGTCGGCGTTTCCAGATCAATGGCGACATCCAGACCACAGCAGGCACGGTCCTGCATGTCGATGACTACGGTCATCACCCGCGCGAACTGCAGGCGACTCTGCAGGCGGCGCGCACGGCCTGGCCTGACCGACGCCAGGTCGTGGTCTTCCAGCCACATCGCTACTCGCGAACCCGTGACTTGTTTGAGGACTTTGCCCACGTGCTGTCTGAGCCCGATGTGTTGTTAATGCTCGAGGTTTATGCCGCCAGTGAAGAACCGATTGCCGGTGCCGACGGGCGTACGCTGTGTCGTGCGATCCGCGCCCGTGGCCAGGTCGACCCGGTCTTTGTGGAACAGCCTGAAGAATTGCCCAAGGCCCTGAAGGCCGTGCTGCGTGACGGTGATGTCTTGCTAACACTCGGTGCCGGTAATATCGGCGCGGTCGCTGCACAACTGGCCGAACAATTGGGCAAGGAGGAACCGGTATGACGCATTACAAGTTACACAATTTACACCTGGGTTGTGGTGAACCATTGGCCGCGCAATATCCGCAGACAGCGTTGCCTATGCCTGTAGCAGGCAAAAAAACACCGGTAAAAAAACCACTGAGCAAAAAGACAGCACGAGTCGCGGGGCGTAAGCGGAAATAATGATGGCAGCCGAGCAACAGACAGCATTACGCGGCGAGCTCCTGCATAAGGAGCCGATGGCCCGGCATACCTCATGGCGAGTCGGTGGTCCGGCTGATTGTTATTACCGCCCGGCCGACATCGACGACCTGGCCGCATTCCTGCAACAGTTACCCCTGGACGAGCCACTTACATGGATGGGTCTGGGCAGCAACCTGCTGGTGCGTGATGGCGGTATCCGTGGCACGGTGATCGCGACCTCGGGCCTGTTGAATGACTTGTCACGTGAACAAGGGCAGCGTCTACGTGCCGAGGCTGGTGTCAGTTGTGCCAAGTTGGCGCGTTTTGCCGCACGCGAGGGCCTGACCGGTGCCGAGTTTTTTGCCGGCATCCCCGGCACTGTCGGCGGTGCCCTGGCCATGAATGCCGGGGCCTTCGGTGGCGAGACCTGGCCACTGGTGGTGGGGGTGGAGACACTCGACCGGTATGGACAGCGTCATGTACGCAGCGCAGCGGAATACACGGTTGCCTATCGCAGTGTCAAAGGCCCGGCCGAGGAATGGTTTGTAGCCGCAACCCTGCAACTCGCCAACGGTGATATCGAAGCCGCGCAGAGACGTATTAAGGCATTACTGGCCAAACGTGGTGCCACGCAGCCGACCACGCAGCCGAGTTGTGGCTCGGTGTTCCGTAATCCGCAGGGTGGCCATGCCGCGCAGCTAATTGAACAGTGTGGTTTGAAGGGCAAGTGCATCGGTGGCGCCTGTGTCTCGGAAAAACATGCCAATTTTATTATCAACACGGGCGCGGCAACGGCCCGTAATATTGAAGGTTTGATTGAAGAGGTCGCGGCAACGGTTTTGCGCGAATGCGGTGTGAGCCTGGTGCGCGAAGTACACATCATCGGTGAGGCCGGGTAACGGATATGACGAAGATAAATGACATCGCCAGCAAGGACTTCGGTAAGGTCGCCGTGCTTATGGGGGGTGACTCGGCCGAGCGCGAGGTCTCGCTGAAAAGCGGCCAGGCGGTATTGACGGCCCTGCTTGCCAGTGGTGTCGATGCCCATGCCATCGACCCGGCCACCGACAATGTGCATGACCTGCCGGCTGCCGGTTTTAATCGTGCCTTTATCATCCTGCATGGTCGTGGTGGTGAGGACGGCAGTATGCAGGCGGTGCTGGAGAGTATCGGCCTGCCCTATACCGGCAGTGGCGTGTTGGGCTCTGCCCTGTCAATGGACAAGCTGCGTTGCAAGTGGTTATGGCAGGGCGCGGGTCTGCCGACACCGGCCTGGCGTGTATTGAAGACGGCAGATGATGCAGAACAGGCAATAACACTGGGCCTGCCGCTGATGATGAAACCGGCACGAGAAGGTTCGAGTATCGGTATCAGCAAGGTCGAGTCGGCAGAACAATTAAAAGATGCCTGGCGATTTGCACGTGAGTATGACGATAGCGTGATAGCGGAACAGTTTGTTGAAGGTGGTGAGTACACCGTGAGCATCCTCAATGGTGAGGCGTTGCCGGCCATTCTACTGGAAACACCGCGTGAGTTTTACGACTACGCGGCCAAGTACCAGGCAAACGATACGCAGTATATCTGCCCCTGTGGTCTGGACACCGAGGCCGAGGCCGCGATGCGGGCGCTGGCGGTGCAGGCCGCGGAGGTGGCTGGTGTAGAGGGCTGGGGGCGTGTCGACCTCATGCGTGATGCACAGGGTAATAACTGGTTGATCGAAGTCAACACGGTGCCGGGCATGACCGACCACAGCCTGGTGCCGATGGCGGCACGTGCCGCCGATATCGGTTTTGATGAACTGGTATTACGTATTCTGGCGACAAGTTGCGAGCGGGAGACGCGGGCATGATGCGTAAACGCAAGATTAATCGCCTGAACACCGACCGGGTCGAGACCCGGCGCATTATCCTGCGTCTGCTGGCCGGGACCTTCGGCGTGCTGGCCGTGGCCGCCGTCGCGATTTGGGGCGGCGCGACGCTACGTGACCCGGCTACCCTGCCGCTACGCAGTGTGCATTTGAAGGGTGAGTTTATCCAGGTCAGTGAACAGGCCTTGCGTGAAGTAGTTGTCTCGAGTGGTCTGGCAGGATTTTTCAGTAGTGACCTGGAGACACTGACCAGGCGTCTGCGTGAGATGCCCTGGGTGGAATCGGTTGCGGTCCGTCGGGTCTGGCCGGATGTTCTGCACATCACGGTGATCGAACAACAGGCGGTGGCCTACTGGAATGACAAGGCCTTGCTGAATGAGACCGGGCAGGTATTTCGCCCGGACAAGGCGAGTTTCCCGCAGGGTCTGCCGCAGTTTAATGGCCCGGTGGGTACCGAGAT
Proteins encoded:
- the murC gene encoding UDP-N-acetylmuramate--L-alanine ligase produces the protein MTTKVNVQNLPHVNSRMQRMRRIHFVGIGGAGMGGIAEVMHNLGYEVSGSDLHMNAMAQRLQGLGTKIYIGHAAENVRDCDVLVVSTAVSEDNPELQAAHAARIPVVPRAEMLAELMRFRFGIAVAGTHGKTTTTSLIASILAEAELDPTFVIGGKLNSAGVHARLGESEYLVAEADESDASFLYLQPVLAVVTNIDADHMQTYGGDFNRLRQTFIDFLHHLPFYGLAVMCLDDDAVRDVLPEVTRPVRTYGTHAEADIRAEDIVQEVASTRFNLVRKAAKPLPVRLNMPGTHNVMNALAAIAIALELGVEDAAIQRALESFQGIGRRFQINGDIQTTAGTVLHVDDYGHHPRELQATLQAARTAWPDRRQVVVFQPHRYSRTRDLFEDFAHVLSEPDVLLMLEVYAASEEPIAGADGRTLCRAIRARGQVDPVFVEQPEELPKALKAVLRDGDVLLTLGAGNIGAVAAQLAEQLGKEEPV
- the murB gene encoding UDP-N-acetylmuramate dehydrogenase — translated: MAAEQQTALRGELLHKEPMARHTSWRVGGPADCYYRPADIDDLAAFLQQLPLDEPLTWMGLGSNLLVRDGGIRGTVIATSGLLNDLSREQGQRLRAEAGVSCAKLARFAAREGLTGAEFFAGIPGTVGGALAMNAGAFGGETWPLVVGVETLDRYGQRHVRSAAEYTVAYRSVKGPAEEWFVAATLQLANGDIEAAQRRIKALLAKRGATQPTTQPSCGSVFRNPQGGHAAQLIEQCGLKGKCIGGACVSEKHANFIINTGAATARNIEGLIEEVAATVLRECGVSLVREVHIIGEAG
- a CDS encoding D-alanine--D-alanine ligase; protein product: MTKINDIASKDFGKVAVLMGGDSAEREVSLKSGQAVLTALLASGVDAHAIDPATDNVHDLPAAGFNRAFIILHGRGGEDGSMQAVLESIGLPYTGSGVLGSALSMDKLRCKWLWQGAGLPTPAWRVLKTADDAEQAITLGLPLMMKPAREGSSIGISKVESAEQLKDAWRFAREYDDSVIAEQFVEGGEYTVSILNGEALPAILLETPREFYDYAAKYQANDTQYICPCGLDTEAEAAMRALAVQAAEVAGVEGWGRVDLMRDAQGNNWLIEVNTVPGMTDHSLVPMAARAADIGFDELVLRILATSCERETRA
- a CDS encoding cell division protein FtsQ/DivIB — translated: MMRKRKINRLNTDRVETRRIILRLLAGTFGVLAVAAVAIWGGATLRDPATLPLRSVHLKGEFIQVSEQALREVVVSSGLAGFFSSDLETLTRRLREMPWVESVAVRRVWPDVLHITVIEQQAVAYWNDKALLNETGQVFRPDKASFPQGLPQFNGPVGTEMQILEAYGDMRAILRTAGRDIDVLGLDARRAWQLQLDNGIQLALGRQDSRQRLQRFTRAYAYLFNEQQEIISTVDLRYTNGFAVRWQQLEDKNAAEAGVGMKNHVQKS